TATTCCATGTTTTTGTTTATAGTTTGTTATTTATTGGTAACTTAAAACTGGAGCAAATCTCTtggtaacattttttttttttagtcgtTAGATATCAGGATGGTAGTGCTTGTAAGATGTTGACGTCtcaatttttgttattttcagGGGGGCGCGAACAACACTAAAAGATGGTGGGGGTTTGACTGCTCTGGAAAGAAGAATGGAGCTTGGAGCAATAACTGATGAGGAACTATTTATATTGTTTGTTGAGCACGAATGAGGCAGACTCCCATACTCCCAAAAATTTGCTGCTTGAGTAGGTTTGCTTTTCTGCGTTGTGTTCACTTCTTGTCATGCAATAATAACTATCACGAATATGTTGCGATTCTCAATTATTTCGCCACTAGTTtagaaagtaaaagaaaaacataaaatgcCCCTGGTACCAGATCAAAATCATGGCACCTGTCATTCTCGTTGAGAAACACTTAACATTTCAATATTAGcttattagaaaaaatttgatgaataaaTTATGAGACATTAACTTAAACATGGATGCAATTAGTTGAATTCCTGCTGATCCTATTTCactatgttatttattttgtcaAACCACTGTTTTCTGATTAAGTAACTCGATCATTGTTTAAATTAATGTGAACTATCATTCTGCAGGGGGCCGACCGCCGATGTCATACCTATTAAGCTCTGCGTGGTGAAAACTCAAACTCGTGCGACAGCTTTAAGCTCTTAAACTTATTGGTGCTAACGCATATGAGGACTATAGATCTAATTCAGTGTTGCGATGTGGAACTCCAGTTATCTATATGTGACTTCTTATGCCCATTGATTTTAGTTTATGTGCTGTGGTTTTTACATGTAAATCAGAAGGAAGTGCTTCTCCCCTGCTGATTTGTACTTTCTCTGGGATGTATACTATTTGTTCTTCTTGTTCTTGACTAAGATTGAATTACATTTGTTTGATGCGGTTGATGAATGTTGTAACTTTCTTAGAAAGCAAGAAAGGAaatggaacaaaaaaaagaagaaacttaTTTGATTGTTATGTTATCACATTTTGAATCCTTGGGGAGGAAATCTAAATAAAGCACCATTGTTTTATACTTGCAGTTTTTGTTGTAATGAGGCAAATAATTTTCACTAACAAAACAAAATCACGATCATATATGTAGTATATTTCAATATCTAACATTGCTCTCAAAGTATCCTGGAATTACAGGATCGCCGAATGTTAGGTGATATATAGTTTGATTACACATTGCATTTCCGgtaaaattttactttgttcatcaaattttaatttgaactaaaTTGGTTTGAGCAaccaaaaatgcaaaaaaatcaTGATCTAAAACTTCTAATCTAAAATAAGCTAAAATTGTGTTAACCCAAAATCCGAAATAAATGCGGAtataatttaaaactatttaatataaaatttttaaaataaattattataaattattatagaaaataaagtCCGTTTAGGTCGAGACCTTGTGGTCTGATCGCGACCCAGTCCCAGAAGTAGGGGTGCGATTCGGACCCAACCCAAACCTCACTCGGTTTTCTCTCTATATTtggtatttattttaaatcctGAAAAACATAAACGGgtgagggaagagagagagagagagagagagagagggagggagagggagaagggtgAGAGAGCTCGACAATGGCGGAAGCAGCGCCCGCAGCGGGGCTCCGCATCGTCCTCCACCAACACGCCAAGGAGCGGAGTCCCGTTCCCGTATCTAGCCACGCCGATCGAGATCGTGTCATCGTAcgcctccctctctctttctctctgatCCTCTCTTGCTCTAGAACCCTAGAACAAGGAGAAAGGTCCATAGTTTAGAAATTCTCGGTAAACGGTTACGACAAGTAGTTCTTGAAGATATTAGGGTTTAGAAACAGAGTAATTTCAGAAAATTTGGTTAGCAAGTCAAATTGTAGAGATCTTGCAAGGAATTGGATTGAAAGAGTCTTATGAAGCGGGCGAAGTATTGTTCTTGCGCCAATTTTGCGAGAACGAGCACTGGGGGTGAATTGGTAGGAGGGCGAAAACAAAtcctagggtttttttttagggaaacaATAAAATCTGTTAGGGCTTATAATGCCAATGTTTTGTTAGTATTAGTATTCTTGATTAATTAAGATTTAACCTTGCTTTTGCCAAGAAATTTACTTTTatcagtttcttttttttcctacgCAGGATGTATTTAGAAAGGTGCTGGTGAGAAATGAATCCCCAGAGAATTTCGCGCTACAAGCGGTGCAAGAAGCTATTAAACCTCAGGTAAGTAACATTATGCATTTAGACTTTTGACGACAATGGATGATGTTGTTCTTTATACTATTAGTATAGTTATAAACATGAGCCTTTGCAGTTGTTTGTTCGCTCATGTTCCATATGTTTATCTGTTGGTAAACTTGGAAGTTATGCATCTTCATCCAGTTGCTTCTTTTCTCCTTGGTTTCTTGATAGTGATCTATCTAGTACTGATATTATTTCTGAACATGATCTATAGATGAATATGTAAACAATATGGACATGtttaaatatatcaatatattcTGTGCAGCGTATGATATGGTATCATTCCGTATTCTTCTGCTTTATACACATACAATGATGTCTTCATGTGCCATTTGACAGCTTGTCAGTTTATTCTAATGTTGTCACTGATGCAGAAACAAACTGTATTGATTCTAGATGAGAATACATTTCTGGAAAATGCTCTTCGAACGCTACTGCAGGAACTGGTGGTAAGCTTCTGTATTGTGTTTAATGGTTCAGTGTTTTTCATTCTCTGACAATCACCTGAGTTTTGATATGTAGCAAGTGTATCATTGTAATGAGCATCAATTACTTCAATTGGACTTATATAATTGAAAGTAGCCACTAATTTAAACAATGGCATTTAACTCTTGGCAAGATTTGGctattaatatgtatattacTATATTGGCAAATATTATACTGTTGGCATCTCAATTTACATGCTGATAGGACACTAATCTTTATATGGTAGTCATCTGCAGTTCATTCGGGCGAAAGAATGATGCAATATGGACAATTAATCAGTGAGGAAAATACTCGTGGACAGATCCCATGCCTTCTAGGTCTGTACTATCTACTAATAGCTCATCTCTCAAAATTCTGGCTTTTGCATATTCTTATTCTAAGGCTCTTAGACCACTTATAAGGTGCTTTTGAGATTACGTACAATGCTTTGAGATTTAGCATCATTTCTATGACTTGTTAGACATTGTGCTGTACCTTTGTGAAAGAGGGCATGTTGAAGGTGGAATGATATTCCAGCTGTTAGAAGATCTGACGGAAATGTCAACTATAAAAGATTGTAAAGAAGTTTTCGGTTACATTGAAAGCAAGCAAGATATTTTGGGGAAGGTATGAAGTAGTTAAACATTATAGTTGTCGGTTTTCTTGATTGTGAGTTGTCCATCATTGggaagttctttttttttttctgtatcttCCTAGAGTTTTAGCTATTTGACTAATTTGCTTTCAGCAAGAGCTCTTCGGACGTGGGAAACTAGTGATGCTCAGGACCTGCAATCAACTTCTTAGAAGGCTGTCAAAGGTTTGGGCATCTGGTTTTCTCTTCTTTGCGGATTTCATTTCTTCTGAAGGCTCAGCTACTTGAAGCTGTAGCCCTACTTTGTAGGATATTTTGACATCCAAGAATTGATCTGTTTTATTATTAGCGGACGTGACTTTTATGAGACAATTGAACATAAGGTCGTATGTCAATCACCTGCTATGGTGAAATAGTAGAAGCCTTTTGTTTGTCAAGAGAGAGATTGATATTCTTGGTCAAAGTGCTAACAAAGATGTTATGATGAATGCATCATCCTGACTTGCATTTTGGATTACCAGGTTCTTTCCTTATTATGTTAGTGCTATATTTTCCTGTTTCATACTTCAGTTCCTTTAATGTTTCAGGCAAATGATGTGGTATTCTGTGGGCGGATTCTCATGTTTCTTGCTCATTTTTTCCCATTATCAGAGCGCTCAGGTATTGTCTTTTATTCGCTTCCTTTCATACAGTAAGCATATATTTTTCAGTCACATGGTTCTCTTGTTATTCTATGTTTACAGCTGTTAATATCAAAGGAGTTTTCAATACATCCAACGAGACAAAGTATGAAAAGGATGCTCCTGATGGTATGCAAGATTAGGTTGCTGAGATTTTTCTTCCCCCTTAGATTAACTTTTCAGTGGCATATTGCTTTCGTACCAAGAAAGCTGTGTGAAGAATCTCTTTGGATTTCTTGTTCTAAACATTTCAGGAGTTTCTGTTGATTTCAACTTCTACAAGACCTTTTGGAGTTTGCAGGTTGGCTATTCTGCATTTCTTCACCATGAATTGTAACCATTTATTACCTTATAGAGTTTTACTGCTTGTTGCTTTTAgctttgggaaaacttcaaaaaccccccttatggtttcactttttctcactttagtaccttgtggtttaaagtgtatcaagttagtaccctgtggtttcgcactttctcactttagtaccctgtggtttaaagtgtatcaagttagtaccctgtggtttcgcactttctcactttagtaccctgtggtttaaagtgtatcaagttagtaccctgtggtttcgcactttctcactttagtaccttgtggtttaatatttcattcggagagaaataaaatcacagggtattaacttgatacaaaaataaaaccacagagtactaacttgatataaaaataaaaccacagagtactaacttgatacactttaaaccacagggtactaaagtgagaaagtgcgaaaccacatggtactaacttgatacactttaaactacagggtattaaaatgaaaaagtgcgaaaccatgggggggtttttgaagttttccctttagtTTTTATGTCCGGaactttttatatatctataatcTCCTTAAAGAAGATTTCATAATaacaaaaatgtaaaaatattgaCAATTTTAGTTCTTACTCTCTTGTTGTATCACTTTGTGGATTGCTGTGCATGACTTACTACAGTAAATATTGAGCTTGAAGGAAAATGCACTGAGTAGCTGCAAAACTGTCACCACTTTCTTGGTTTGAActagtatttttataatttcagGAGCATTTCAGTAATCCAGCTTCAACAACACTTGCTCCATCGAAGTGGCAAAAATTTTCTTCAAACTTAATGGTacatcattgttttttttttttcatgactAGAAGATAAGTTCCTTTGCTTAATGCAGGGCATCTGATTATAATATTGACAAGTTGTTCTTATGAAATCAGATTGTGTTGGATACTTTTGAAGCTCAGCCTCTTAGTGATGATGATGGAAATGTGAATAATCTTGAACAAGAGGAGGAAGCTGCCTTCAGTATTAAATACTTGACGAGCAGTAAATTGATGAGTTTAGAGGTATAATATGATCAGAAGGATAATGTACAAAATTCTTTGTGGATTATGTTTGTTCCATAAAGTAAATAACAATTATTTCTTCTGCAGTTGAAGGATCCCAATTTTCGGCGCCATATTCTTGTTCAGTGTCTTATATTATTCGACTATCTAAAGGTATGTTGATGAAACTGAGGGTTTCAATTTGCCTGTACCTTACCATAATGAGATTCTTCAGCTGAGATGGGATGCTTGTGTTTGCAAACAAACAATGCTCTAATCGCTTGACTAATTCACCCTTTGGCTGCAGGCGCCTGGAAAGAATGACAAAGATGGACCGACAGAAAGCATGGTTAGCACTTGTGTCACTTAACAccattttgttctttattttgcATGTCTATGTTTTCTAAAATGGTGGAATCTTGGATGCTTTATGCTTTTGTTACCTCCACTGTACCACCCATTTACATCATTTCAGTTAAGATCTACCTTCTGTTTTTAATTCAACATTTCCTCTCCCTATTTTACTTTTCTGTCTATCTACATGTAACTACACAAACTTACAGCAATATCAGTATATATCTGAAAGTGTTTGATTATGATGCAAGCTGAAGGTTGGttggtttgtttgttttttaaggTATAGTTATTAGATTAGTATAGCACAACAGAttcagttttctttttccttaaaGCATAACTTCATTATTGGTAATTTTCCCTGATCTTACCCTCCATACTCGGAGATAGGTGAAAGTAAAGCATGTGCTTAAACACATCATGGTACTGTAATGGATTAAGAGGGGGAGGGCTATTTAATGGATGGCCTTGAGTTAGGCACTAAACATATCATAAATAATTTTCAGCATCTTATGGTAATGCAGATATAGACATAGCTAGTCAGGCAAGTGCATTGACAAATTTCTTAGATTTTATGATGACTCAAAAGGCTGTAGTAGCATTAGTTAATTACCAATATTTTGCAAGCTATTTGTCTAACCTTTACCCTATGGAAGAGACCATACGTTATCCACAGCCTTGCCTGGTTTAACATTTTATATCTTGGGTGCTTCCGCTTGCGCTTAGTATTTATTAATGTAGTttgtaataaatatttttcttgtttGCTCTACATTGCTTGAGCTAGCATGTTTCCATTTATGTTGTTTTGTGTAAATGCTTAACAATTTGAGggttttacatattaaaataactTTCACCATAAGTATTCTTTTAATTCTCTTCTTGTGCTGTTTTACCACAAAATGATTGCTTGCTCGTTTTTCAACGTATCAGAAAGAAGAAATCAAGTCCTGTGAAGAGCGCGTTAAGAAACTCCTAGAGATCACTCCGCCAAAAGGGAAGGAATTCCTTCAGAGCATAGAACATATACTAGAGCGAGAGAAAAATTGGGTGAGCAGTTCTTAAACCCTGTTCTGCATTATTGAAATGGGTATTCCTTCTGAAAGTAGAACTTCTCTTGACTTGGAAATTTGCTTGAATATATGTGAATTAAGGTTTGGTGGAAACGAGATGGTTGCCCAGCTTTTGAAAAGCAACCTACAGAGAAGAAGTCAGGCCAAGATGTAGTACGAAAACGGTATGTAAACTAGCTTTGCATTTTGAGTCTGCGCACTTTTCTGTATTTGAAGCGTTTGCTTTTTTTTGCCCTCTAATTTTAAAGGACATCTAACCTATGTCTGCCTTGCTCAACATTTAAGGATTAATTTACTGCTGTCTAATCTCTTCCACTCCAAATTTTCATTGTTTCCTTAACATTATATTATTCTCAAGTTTATCAATCTGAAAGATCAGTTTACTGCAGTCTGCTCATATTTGATATGCATTTGGAGTTATGAATTACTATTTACATATCTAATGCATGCATCCATTTCATTATCGTAGTAAGCCAAGGTGGAGATTGGGGAACAAAGAATTATCACAGCTGTGGAAGTGGGCAGATCAAAATCCTGTATGTAATATCgacatttgttttttattatctCATACAACAGTATAATGTTATCACCAGCTTTTGATATTTGTCACTTccaaaaattattcatttgagcAATTTAgcttattattgattttttaaaacgTGGATGATCTTTTCTAGAACAGTTAGGATACTGATTTTGCTAAATTGCTCTTGCTTGATGTTTGATTTGTCTAATTTGACTTCAAGCACACAAACCTTATAACTCTGTTGCATGTTTTGATGAAAAAGCATGAGCAGCAGATTTATGCATATATTGTTATTAGTGGCAGAAGTTCTGCATTCATAAGATTAAATGGGTGTACGCATCAGACTTTTTTAGGATGCCACATCGCACAGGGCTCCTGCCAATGTGGGGTTTTGGTAGGGCAAAATTCACACTGCCTTACCCTGATAATGTAAGGCTATTTTGTCACCTATGTAATGAAGGTTCTTTGGACAAGCCTCAACTCTCAACTATCACACACAGTCATGATCTTGT
This genomic interval from Ananas comosus cultivar F153 linkage group 8, ASM154086v1, whole genome shotgun sequence contains the following:
- the LOC109714167 gene encoding THO complex subunit 1 isoform X1, producing the protein MAEAAPAAGLRIVLHQHAKERSPVPVSSHADRDRVIDVFRKVLVRNESPENFALQAVQEAIKPQKQTVLILDENTFLENALRTLLQELVSSAVHSGERMMQYGQLISEENTRGQIPCLLDIVLYLCERGHVEGGMIFQLLEDLTEMSTIKDCKEVFGYIESKQDILGKQELFGRGKLVMLRTCNQLLRRLSKANDVVFCGRILMFLAHFFPLSERSAVNIKGVFNTSNETKYEKDAPDGVSVDFNFYKTFWSLQEHFSNPASTTLAPSKWQKFSSNLMIVLDTFEAQPLSDDDGNVNNLEQEEEAAFSIKYLTSSKLMSLELKDPNFRRHILVQCLILFDYLKAPGKNDKDGPTESMKEEIKSCEERVKKLLEITPPKGKEFLQSIEHILEREKNWVWWKRDGCPAFEKQPTEKKSGQDVVRKRKPRWRLGNKELSQLWKWADQNPNALTDPQRIRMPSVTEYWKALAEDMDVSAGIEPEFHHKNNRVYCWKGLRFSARQDLEGFSRFTENGIEGVVPPELLPPDVRSKYHAKPSEKAKRAKKEEETKSTATQPEENQATTPPVEGDVGGSGAEVEDGVAPMDSDTAALEEGQKQSPEDSELEAGQIEGEAEAEAEAEVEGESEATVKSETVAEVRAV
- the LOC109714167 gene encoding THO complex subunit 1 isoform X2; this encodes MMQYGQLISEENTRGQIPCLLDIVLYLCERGHVEGGMIFQLLEDLTEMSTIKDCKEVFGYIESKQDILGKQELFGRGKLVMLRTCNQLLRRLSKANDVVFCGRILMFLAHFFPLSERSAVNIKGVFNTSNETKYEKDAPDGVSVDFNFYKTFWSLQEHFSNPASTTLAPSKWQKFSSNLMIVLDTFEAQPLSDDDGNVNNLEQEEEAAFSIKYLTSSKLMSLELKDPNFRRHILVQCLILFDYLKAPGKNDKDGPTESMKEEIKSCEERVKKLLEITPPKGKEFLQSIEHILEREKNWVWWKRDGCPAFEKQPTEKKSGQDVVRKRKPRWRLGNKELSQLWKWADQNPNALTDPQRIRMPSVTEYWKALAEDMDVSAGIEPEFHHKNNRVYCWKGLRFSARQDLEGFSRFTENGIEGVVPPELLPPDVRSKYHAKPSEKAKRAKKEEETKSTATQPEENQATTPPVEGDVGGSGAEVEDGVAPMDSDTAALEEGQKQSPEDSELEAGQIEGEAEAEAEAEVEGESEATVKSETVAEVRAV